The Hordeum vulgare subsp. vulgare chromosome 7H, MorexV3_pseudomolecules_assembly, whole genome shotgun sequence DNA window ggtctatccactccacaaaaattaacatgcttatataaaacttcatttttaggaattggatcatgcatgttgcaattatcattaacaatttcattttctttgcaaatatctttaaaaggttcatgatgcttgGTCCAATTCTCCTTTggcatattaagatgtgaagcaaaagatttgaggaaatcaacagggAGTTGAGAATCGAGCCCCAtcttagcactaaacttattaaaacttgcagtttcaacaaaggccttaatgcaatcatactcataatttatacctgactctttacctttgtcgatctcccaatcttcagtattgcgttgaattctttcaaggagttcccatttagcatcaatcctttcgtttgtgaaagcacccatagaggaagcatcgagcaAGTCTTTATCCCGTCGAGAGAGCCtagaaattagtaataatcatatcttcggggagcccatggttaggacattttagcattaaagttttcagtctcccccaagcttgagctatgctctcttcgtcacgaggatagaaattataaacataattcctattctcatggacttcatgaagaggataaaacttggagtaaaagagagactggatctcttcccaatcccgtaggtgagaatcatctagcagcctataccattccaatgcttttcctttcagtgacaaggcaaatgatttcctcatgactccatctcttgtcaaccgtgaaatcttaaacaactcacaaatttatgtaagtttcaacaaatgaatactaggattgactattCCATCATAACAATCTTTCCTAATTCTttgaattatcccaagtggtattttgaatgggatacattcagtaggtggaggagacttctctaccacgggtgtggtaaggcggccttccccaagcagcgaactaagagtgtagttttccataagcctaactagtgaaaataaaaacaagaaatgaaaagacttaattgcaagatctaaagatataccttcaagcactcacctcctcggcaatggcgccagaaatagcttgatgtctacgcatgcttccattcttgtagactatgttgggcctccaagcgcagaggtttgtaggacagcaacaatttccctcaattgTATGGCCtatggtttatcgaactcagggaagtagaggttgaagatggtctccctcaagcaaccctacaattaagaaacaagaagtctcttgtgtccccaacacaccgaatacaattgtcagttgtataggtgcactagtttggcaaagagatgttcaaagacaagtgatatggatggtaaaacaaggtattgtaaatctgaaataaaaatggcagcaaggtagcaagtgacaaaagtgagcataaacggtgtaacaatggtgagaaacaaggcctaggcttcatacttttgctagtgaaaactcccaacaacattaacatagtctaatcacatgatatttccactaaaacatgcaatggtgacgtactcggaggtcattcctttgtgatcaagagaggacgagaattatgtagggctacaaaagcacaactcagaattcgtagttctcatctatggatttcccaatgtcaccgcggccatccaaagagagtaccacaattatcacaccgtatctcaaggatagtcaaagacaagcaccaagagactctcaattttcaatcaattcacaaaagaggaaatcactcatgaaaatattcttctaatccatgtccaatagaccactgtcaccatggtctcggggattatagtaGATAaggtcaagtgagtacatcaattcaATACATAAAAGAAGGGGAAACACCATGGGATCACactaggttaacatagcctataTGATCACAATGAAGATCacgtcatgggagagagaattaaccacatagctactgtagaagacctcaaccccaaggaggaactactcccgcttcatgaagggaggaagcaacgtcgatggagatgaatctaggggcacttccccatcccggcagggtgccgacacaggaattctggtcccccgaaactttttggcgatggcggcggagatcggaatttcttctggagaaaagggtttcgCCACGGTAGGGCACcaaaggaggtgggccccacccaggcgtcctggtggcgcggccaggagggtgcCCATGCAGGGAGGCTGCCTGGgcaagccctggctcccctctggcccaccttgatgcttcgtgaagcttccgtcacgctgatttttatatattttctcggaagttttggggctctgtaaattggggtaaatgtccctgcaaaaaagacatcaacagatagaaactggcactgggtgcactgagttagtaggttagtccaaatatgttgagaaGTTAtggaagtgtacaaaacacatagctaTATCACCGagaacttgcatggagcaagcagaaattatggatacatttgggacgtatcaaatgTGCGCCAAATCACAAACTGTTTTGATAGTGTGTGCGATGAACCCTCTATCGCCCACAACAATTTGAAACTGCGTCactgaaaggggttaaaaaccgttTGCTTAGAACGTCGGTACACTAGTGCATGTTGCGCCTAGGAGATTCGcatcttgagccatgttgtgcttaGGAGATTTGCAACATGGTCGACATTATAATCGTCGCTGATGTTGATTCATCCCATAGAGGTTGCAAGATGGTTGATGTTCCATGCCGCCTATATAGATCATTGTCTCCTATCCCCCTACGTCGTCGCAGTTGCATCACCTTCGATGTTGCCGAAGCACATCCCCGTGGTAGAAGCATGTCATGGCAGTGTCACCGCCGTCTGAAACAAACCATTGTAGCAATGGGCACTTGCCACAGAGAGCGCCATTCATATCTGACCTCATGGTGCCCATGGATCACCCTCAACAATATTAGCCTGTGGAATTGAAGACTTCCACAAAAACATCTCAATATGTCCTGTCGTGGTTATGTTTCTTTTTGGTGCCCTATTTTTAAAGCTCGGTCATATTAAATATGATGGAAACATCTCAATATGCCCACTCTGTGTATTCTAGTACTATGAGGGAGAAACTTTGTGGTACGGTGTGGGAGTATGTAAATTTTTGGCCATCCGATTACCCCATGATTCAGAAATTGGTTTGGTCTTTGCATGTGTTTTAGCCATGAATTATTTTAGATGAAGTGCATGTGTGCAAATTTTGCAGCTCCACTCATCCCACCTCtcctgtttttttattttttattttctaattTGAATCCATGTCTTTTGAACCAAAAGTTCAATTTATTATGTTTCATTCATATTGATGTTCCTTGCATGGAGCGCTTTGCAGGACCACTCTTCAATATGTTTTGACAAGTTTTAACAACTTTACATAGTTCCcacttcacaaactgaaaagaaATGAATGATAAATTTGGTAAAACATAAACCCTAAACCCGAAAAACAAATGAAACTTGGTAAAACTTGGTCAAGGTTGATAAAAAAGTTAATATCATGACTATCAAATTTTAAAGTTAGAAACTTGGTAATTTTAAAAGTTGTTAAAATGTATTAAAAAGTGGTCTTGATAAAATTGTCTTGCCCCCAACGAACACAAATATGCAAACGGAGCTTAATTTGAACtttcggttcaaaagatatgatagaTTGAAACTGGGAGATAAAACGAAAAGACATGGAAGGTGAGATGGACTTTTGGTTCAAAATATATGATAGATTGAAACTTGgaaataaaatgaaaatacaTGGGAGGTGAGATGGGTGACACATGCAATTCTGCCAAAAGCATGCACGAgccaatccccccccccccccacacacacgtaAACATACCCACCCCTACGTTCATCAATCTCAAATCAAAATTATGGCCACATGCAAGTGTGCGCCCGCACCTGCGTGCCCTTGTCGGCTTCACATTCTACTCCTATGGAAGATCATTTTACCCATATCCAGCTAGTAGTTATTGTATGATGTGATACTAGTAACAAGACTTTTGGAGTACGGTTTTATGAATTTGGGGCACTTACCCACCTTAGATATACTGTCTATCAAGGGAGGAAGTGAGGGTGGTCTATTTCACCGGTCCTTGTGTTTGTTCGTGTTATTTAATTTGGGTTGCTTGAGAGGCTGGCATGTAATATCCTCTTACAGAAAGCAAGCTATTAATACGATTTTTCTCATTTGTGGAATAAGGTTTATTCTTATTTTATGTTCCTGATATTGTGTTGTCTAGCATCTTACTCGACTATCTTCTATCTTCTTTACGCCCGTAGATTGCACCCTAAAAGTAAACAAGTACAAGGCAAAGACCGACTTGAATTGTGAGGAACACATAAACAAATTGTACATACTAAAGCAAAATTGATTTATTGAGCTAGAGAAAAACAAACTAGACAATTATTCCTTTATGGAATTCCATACAACATGTGCCACAATATCTAGAATCTATATGACATACTGTGCATAAACATGAGACTGCACACGGCTATCTTGATCGTCTGGTTTGTTGCTCTTATAGGCACCTTGCTCGTAAAAGCGAGCATAAGGAGCAAAATTTATTGAAGCACATCAATCATGATTTTTTGAGACTTGCcatgttttatttaaaacataTATATGTCTAGTTGCTTCTTGGTACCATCACCATTTTGACATTTTTCACGACATTCACCTCAAGGataaccgccgccaccaccaccggatcCTCCACCGTAACCTCCACCCCCTCCAGACCCGCCACCAGTGCCATACCCTCCACCGGAGCCACCGCCATATCCACCATTGTTGCCACCACCGTAGCCAGGATTGCCGTACCCACCACCATGTCCTGGGTCATTACCACCATTGCCATATCCACCATAGTTGCCACCGCCATAGCCAGGATTGCCATACCCACCACCATATCCAGGATTTCCAGACCCTCCACCATACCCACCACCGTTGTTTCCAGACCCTCCACCATACCCACCACCGTTGTTTCCATATCCTCCACCGTGCTGATACCCACCACCATTGTTTCCATATCCTCCACCGTGCTGGTATCCACCACCGTTTCCGTATCCTCCGCCATTGTTTCCATATCCTCCTCCATTGTTTTCGTATCCTCCATTGTTTCCATATCCTCCCCCATTGTTTCCATACCCAggttccatattcttctcctcggATTCTGCATGCATACAAGAAAATA harbors:
- the LOC123409948 gene encoding glycine-rich cell wall structural protein 1.0-like, translated to MAVKCLFLLGVVLASFLLLCQDGADARELTEAKPKESEEKNMEPGYGNNGGGYGNNGGYENNGGGYGNNGGGYGNGGGYQHGGGYGNNGGGYQHGGGYGNNGGGYGGGSGNNGGGYGGGSGNPGYGGGYGNPGYGGGNYGGYGNGGNDPGHGGGYGNPGYGGGNNGGYGGGSGGGYGTGGGSGGGGGYGGGSGGGGGGYP